A part of Saliniradius amylolyticus genomic DNA contains:
- a CDS encoding NAD(P)/FAD-dependent oxidoreductase, with amino-acid sequence MAVIGAGYTGLSCAYHLASRWDIEPVVLEANRIGWGCSGRNAGFVLSGTGRLGLGDYQHRWGKDTAKLVYSEFRQGVDNIRYLAEQGPVDCQLQDGGYLKLAHSASMARKMARVTDNMRREFGDTSRWLTQQQARSHILSPGVYGATLTPYSFGINPLRMAENLAAMAKNAGANIYTGSPVTDWQRSDQGYRLFTPQGEVQASKVVIASNGYTLNRFHPALDGRHFPVLSSVLVTQPLSQQQQQACGLTPGPLFMDSRQLKYYYRLLPDGRLLFGGRGAITGKAANHPRYQNHLKRALAAWLPATRDIGVEHFWSGWVSVALDNYPRVGPLEDNLYAAMGYCGAGVSFATLAGQRLAETIAQGPNSLPDLPFYQTPLPKFPLPRLRRLGLKAFYHWAQWRDG; translated from the coding sequence GTGGCCGTTATTGGCGCAGGTTATACAGGTCTGTCGTGCGCTTACCACCTGGCTTCCCGATGGGATATTGAACCGGTGGTTTTGGAAGCCAACCGTATTGGCTGGGGCTGCAGCGGCCGCAATGCCGGTTTTGTTCTTAGCGGTACCGGACGCCTGGGTCTTGGCGATTATCAACATCGTTGGGGGAAAGATACCGCAAAGCTGGTATACAGCGAATTTCGCCAGGGCGTGGATAATATTCGGTATCTGGCCGAACAGGGACCAGTAGACTGTCAGCTCCAAGACGGCGGCTATCTGAAACTGGCCCACAGTGCCAGCATGGCCCGGAAAATGGCCCGGGTTACCGATAATATGCGCCGTGAGTTTGGCGATACCAGTCGCTGGCTAACTCAACAGCAGGCCAGAAGCCACATTCTTAGTCCCGGCGTCTATGGGGCGACACTGACTCCTTATAGTTTTGGCATCAACCCGTTAAGAATGGCCGAAAATCTGGCAGCCATGGCAAAAAACGCCGGGGCCAACATATACACGGGCAGTCCCGTGACAGACTGGCAGAGGAGCGACCAAGGTTACCGGTTATTCACCCCACAAGGCGAGGTCCAGGCCAGCAAGGTGGTTATCGCCAGCAATGGCTATACCCTGAACCGCTTCCACCCGGCACTGGATGGGCGGCATTTTCCCGTTCTCTCCTCGGTGTTGGTGACGCAGCCTCTGAGCCAACAGCAACAACAGGCTTGCGGACTGACTCCAGGCCCGCTGTTTATGGACAGTCGACAGTTGAAATACTATTACCGACTGCTTCCGGACGGACGCTTACTCTTTGGCGGCCGCGGCGCGATTACCGGCAAAGCGGCAAATCATCCTCGCTATCAGAATCATCTGAAACGTGCCTTGGCGGCCTGGCTACCGGCGACCAGGGATATTGGTGTCGAACATTTTTGGAGTGGCTGGGTCAGCGTGGCGCTCGACAATTACCCCAGAGTCGGGCCCCTAGAGGATAACCTGTATGCAGCGATGGGGTATTGCGGCGCCGGTGTCAGTTTCGCCACCCTGGCAGGACAGCGTCTGGCCGAGACCATCGCCCAAGGGCCCAACAGCTTGCCGGATCTCCCCTTTTACCAGACTCCCCTGCCTAAATTCCCCTTACCCCGTCTAAGGCGGCTAGGCCTTAAAGCCTTCTATCACTGGGCACAATGGCGGGATGGCTGA